A stretch of Candidatus Sphingomonas phytovorans DNA encodes these proteins:
- a CDS encoding DOMON-like domain-containing protein, which produces MRDVEFTLQPHPDCPSRAVRSIAVTARRDGDRLNLTYHVTGAIDDVSWPVPAEPAFTDELWRHSCFEVFVGEEGAPRYVELNIASSTRWAAYDFDDHRTGMRRAGGAVVSEVVWLPGADVAELQATADLPGLAGANWDVALTTVIEERDGTKSFWALAHPAGPEDFHARDCFTARLAAPTAS; this is translated from the coding sequence TTGCGCGACGTAGAATTCACCTTGCAGCCACATCCCGATTGCCCGAGCCGCGCCGTTCGATCGATTGCCGTCACTGCGCGGAGAGATGGGGACAGGCTCAACCTGACCTATCACGTGACTGGGGCGATCGATGACGTGTCGTGGCCGGTTCCGGCCGAACCGGCCTTCACCGACGAGCTCTGGCGCCATAGCTGCTTCGAGGTGTTTGTCGGGGAGGAAGGTGCGCCGCGCTATGTCGAGCTCAATATCGCATCGTCTACCCGATGGGCTGCCTATGACTTCGACGATCACCGGACGGGTATGCGGCGGGCCGGTGGCGCGGTGGTGAGCGAAGTGGTGTGGCTGCCCGGAGCGGATGTCGCCGAACTGCAGGCGACGGCCGACCTGCCGGGACTGGCGGGGGCTAATTGGGATGTCGCGCTGACGACGGTGATCGAGGAGCGCGACGGGACCAAGTCGTTCTGGGCGCTGGCCCATCCGGCGGGGCCGGAGGATTTCCACGCCCGGGATTGCTTTACCGCCCGGCTCGCGGCACCGACCGCTTCATGA
- a CDS encoding DUF1343 domain-containing protein has translation MKFGIDRLLADPALRKPLEGKRVALLAHPASVTADLTHSLDALVSSGLNVTAVFGPQHGVRGDLQDNMMESPDFNDPTYGMPVFSLYGEVRRPTGQSMGTFDVMLFDLQDLGCRIYTFITTLLYVLEAAAEHGKSVWVLDRPNPAGRPVEGLTLLPGWESFVGAGPMPMRHGMTLGELGHWFVALKGLDVDYRVIEMEGWAPETAPGFGWPEDRIWINPSPNAPNINMARAYAGTVMLEGTTLSEGRGTTRPLELFGAPDIDARAVIAEMRRLAPEWLNGCALRDIWFQPTFHKHVGQLCNGVHIHAEGPFYDHHAFRPWRVQALGFKAIRRLYPEYDLWRDFPYEYEFGKLAIDVINGGPGLREWVDDATALPDDLDAVARPDESGWTEARKPYLLY, from the coding sequence ATGAAATTCGGTATCGATCGTCTGCTCGCTGACCCCGCCCTGCGCAAGCCGCTGGAAGGAAAGCGGGTCGCGTTGCTCGCTCATCCGGCCTCGGTGACGGCTGACCTGACTCACTCGCTCGACGCGCTGGTGTCGAGCGGGCTGAACGTGACCGCGGTGTTCGGGCCGCAGCACGGCGTGCGGGGCGACCTTCAGGACAATATGATGGAGTCGCCGGACTTCAATGATCCCACATATGGCATGCCGGTGTTCAGCCTCTACGGTGAGGTGCGGAGGCCGACCGGGCAGTCGATGGGCACATTCGACGTGATGCTGTTCGACCTGCAGGACCTTGGCTGCCGCATCTACACCTTCATCACGACGCTGCTCTATGTGCTGGAAGCCGCGGCGGAGCATGGCAAGTCGGTGTGGGTGCTCGACCGGCCCAATCCGGCGGGGCGCCCCGTCGAGGGCCTGACCCTGTTGCCGGGCTGGGAGAGTTTCGTCGGCGCGGGGCCGATGCCGATGCGGCACGGCATGACCCTGGGGGAACTCGGCCACTGGTTCGTCGCGCTGAAGGGGCTCGATGTCGATTACCGGGTGATCGAGATGGAGGGCTGGGCGCCGGAGACGGCACCGGGCTTCGGCTGGCCCGAGGATCGGATCTGGATCAACCCAAGCCCGAACGCGCCCAATATCAACATGGCGCGCGCCTATGCCGGCACGGTGATGCTCGAGGGCACGACTCTGTCGGAAGGGCGCGGTACCACGCGTCCGCTGGAACTCTTCGGCGCGCCCGACATCGATGCCCGGGCGGTGATCGCCGAAATGCGGAGGCTGGCACCGGAGTGGCTGAACGGGTGCGCGCTGCGCGATATCTGGTTCCAGCCGACCTTCCACAAGCATGTCGGGCAGTTGTGCAATGGCGTGCATATCCATGCCGAGGGGCCGTTCTACGATCATCACGCCTTCCGGCCGTGGCGGGTACAGGCGCTTGGCTTCAAGGCGATCCGGCGGCTCTATCCCGAGTATGATTTGTGGCGCGACTTCCCATATGAATATGAATTCGGGAAGCTGGCGATCGATGTGATCAATGGCGGCCCCGGCTTGCGCGAATGGGTCGATGACGCGACGGCGCTGCCGGATGATCTGGACGCGGTAGCGCGCCCCGACGAGAGTGGCTGGACAGAAGCGCGGAAGCCTTATTTGCTATACTGA
- a CDS encoding VWA domain-containing protein: MFLNFLDELRAAGIPASMKEHLILLEALDRDVIERTPEDFYYLSRAVYVKDEGLLDRFDQVFSKVFKGIATSFGAQNADIPEEWLRAVAEKYLTPEEMEAIKSLGSWEEIMETLQKRLEEQQGRHQGGNKWIGTGGTSPYGNSGYNPEGVRIGGESRNKRALKVWDQRDFKNLNNTKELGTRNIKIALRRLRRFAREGAADELDIDATIDGTARQGWLDVVMRPERHNAVKLLLFLDVGGSMDPWVKLCEELFSAATSEFKNLEFFYFHNCPYEGVWKDNRRRFTERTPLWDVLHKYGHDYKLVLVGDASMSPYEITHAGGSVEHFNEESGAVWMHRLTTTYPAAIWLNPVPEQQWGYSQSVRILRELMNDRMYPLTLAGLDDAMRELTRKR, translated from the coding sequence ATGTTCCTGAACTTCCTCGACGAGCTCCGCGCCGCCGGCATCCCGGCGAGCATGAAGGAGCATCTGATCCTGCTCGAAGCGCTCGACCGTGATGTGATCGAGCGCACGCCCGAGGATTTCTACTACCTGTCCCGCGCCGTGTACGTGAAGGACGAAGGGCTGCTCGACCGGTTCGACCAGGTCTTCTCCAAGGTGTTCAAGGGCATCGCCACCAGCTTCGGCGCCCAGAATGCCGACATTCCCGAGGAATGGCTCCGCGCCGTCGCCGAGAAATATCTCACCCCGGAAGAGATGGAGGCGATCAAGTCGCTCGGCTCCTGGGAAGAGATCATGGAGACGCTGCAGAAGCGGCTTGAGGAGCAGCAGGGCCGGCACCAGGGCGGCAACAAATGGATCGGCACCGGGGGTACCTCGCCCTACGGCAATAGCGGCTACAATCCCGAAGGGGTCCGTATCGGCGGCGAGAGCAGGAACAAGCGCGCCCTAAAGGTTTGGGACCAGCGCGACTTCAAGAATCTGAACAACACGAAGGAACTCGGCACCCGCAACATCAAGATCGCGCTGCGCCGCCTGCGCCGCTTCGCCCGCGAGGGTGCAGCGGACGAGCTCGACATCGATGCGACGATCGACGGCACCGCGCGCCAGGGATGGCTCGACGTCGTGATGCGGCCGGAGCGGCACAATGCGGTCAAGCTGCTGCTGTTCCTCGATGTCGGCGGGTCGATGGATCCCTGGGTGAAGCTTTGCGAGGAACTGTTCTCGGCCGCGACCAGCGAGTTCAAGAATCTCGAATTCTTCTACTTCCACAATTGCCCGTATGAGGGGGTGTGGAAGGACAATCGCCGCCGCTTCACCGAGCGCACCCCGCTTTGGGACGTGCTCCATAAATACGGTCATGATTACAAGCTGGTGCTGGTCGGCGACGCGTCGATGAGCCCCTATGAAATCACTCATGCCGGCGGCTCGGTCGAGCATTTCAACGAGGAATCCGGCGCGGTGTGGATGCACCGCCTGACCACCACCTATCCGGCCGCCATATGGCTCAACCCGGTGCCCGAGCAGCAATGGGGCTATTCGCAGTCAGTCCGCATCCTCCGCGAATTGATGAACGACCGGATGTATCCGCTGACGCTCGCCGGCCTGGATGACGCGATGCGCGAGCTGACACGGAAACGGTAA
- a CDS encoding CHAP domain-containing protein yields the protein MFSSFALLAAACASSPAGAASLLDYVGQCVPFARAASGIQIYGDAWTWWDQADGRYKRGDVPRVGSVIVFARTSRLPLGHVAVISRVVTPRVAMVTHANWSRIDGERGHTEQDVTLTDVSPDNDWSEVKVWYRDRDGLGTTTYPVYGFIYGTPDAKRVAKARPARELTGDDPDDIGAMIDVYAR from the coding sequence ATGTTTTCCTCTTTTGCCCTTCTGGCGGCGGCCTGTGCCTCGTCGCCCGCCGGCGCGGCATCCCTGCTCGATTATGTCGGCCAGTGCGTGCCCTTCGCCCGCGCGGCCAGCGGTATCCAGATCTACGGCGACGCCTGGACCTGGTGGGACCAGGCCGACGGCAGATACAAGCGCGGCGATGTGCCCAGGGTCGGATCGGTCATCGTCTTCGCCAGGACGAGCCGCCTGCCCCTCGGCCATGTCGCGGTGATCAGCCGTGTCGTCACCCCACGCGTGGCAATGGTCACCCATGCCAACTGGTCCCGCATCGACGGCGAGCGCGGCCATACCGAGCAGGACGTGACGCTGACCGACGTCTCGCCCGACAATGACTGGAGCGAAGTGAAGGTCTGGTATCGTGATCGCGACGGGCTCGGCACGACGACTTACCCGGTCTATGGCTTCATCTATGGCACGCCCGACGCGAAGCGGGTCGCAAAGGCGCGCCCGGCACGGGAACTGACCGGCGACGATCCCGACGATATCGGTGCGATGATCGACGTCTACGCACGCTGA
- a CDS encoding DUF1214 domain-containing protein: MKPWARYLVCGLAGIVLGGGGAVWSVRAGALGASDRIGAWTTGRDFGTAQASAYTRAIVALRGLLALPATEARYYNAAVDDAGRQLSGRCTYAISGGGLPSRWWSLTLYDGEGYLVANQPGIYSVGSAALPSSEQAHWTVTVSSERQAGHWLPTGSADRFELTLRAYLPDNGGSSNFTGAQLPSIVREGCK; this comes from the coding sequence ATGAAACCCTGGGCACGATATCTGGTCTGCGGACTTGCCGGCATCGTGCTCGGCGGGGGCGGTGCCGTCTGGAGTGTCCGTGCCGGCGCGCTCGGTGCTTCCGACAGGATCGGCGCCTGGACCACCGGCCGGGACTTCGGCACCGCGCAAGCAAGCGCCTATACCCGCGCGATCGTCGCCTTGCGTGGTCTTCTCGCGCTCCCGGCGACTGAAGCGCGCTACTACAACGCCGCCGTCGACGATGCCGGTCGCCAGCTCAGCGGCCGCTGCACCTATGCGATCAGCGGCGGCGGCCTGCCGTCGCGGTGGTGGAGCCTGACACTCTATGACGGAGAGGGCTATCTCGTCGCCAACCAGCCCGGCATCTATTCGGTCGGCAGTGCGGCGCTGCCGTCGTCGGAACAGGCGCATTGGACGGTCACGGTGTCGTCCGAACGGCAAGCCGGGCACTGGCTGCCGACGGGCAGCGCCGACCGTTTCGAGCTGACGCTTCGCGCCTATCTCCCGGACAATGGTGGGAGCAGCAATTTCACCGGCGCTCAATTGCCCAGCATCGTACGGGAGGGGTGCAAATGA
- a CDS encoding DUF1254 domain-containing protein: MIRRWIGPLIAGLVLGGVAWQAVMVVAPDALMRLAVRRVSALGGANRFAHAPLATAASRTIVRPSPDLAYSTCPFDLSAGPLLIDAVPVQAPYWSLSIFDTHTNAALVRNGIKAGHKPFRIAVLASGQAAPAGYEPVHVDGTRGIALVRILIDNRARFPEIDRERHGTTCRSSAS; the protein is encoded by the coding sequence ATGATCCGGCGCTGGATTGGCCCGTTGATCGCTGGCCTGGTGCTTGGCGGCGTCGCGTGGCAGGCGGTCATGGTCGTTGCGCCGGATGCGCTGATGCGGCTCGCGGTGCGGCGGGTGTCGGCGCTTGGCGGCGCCAACCGCTTCGCCCATGCCCCGCTGGCCACCGCCGCCTCGCGCACCATCGTGCGGCCCAGTCCCGACCTTGCCTATTCGACCTGCCCGTTCGACCTGAGCGCCGGGCCGCTACTGATCGACGCGGTGCCCGTGCAGGCGCCATACTGGTCGCTCTCGATCTTCGACACGCACACCAATGCCGCCCTGGTCCGCAACGGTATCAAGGCAGGGCATAAACCGTTCCGCATCGCCGTGCTGGCGTCCGGACAGGCTGCGCCCGCCGGATATGAGCCGGTCCATGTCGACGGAACGCGCGGAATCGCCCTGGTCCGTATCCTGATCGACAACCGGGCCCGCTTTCCCGAGATCGACCGGGAGCGCCACGGGACGACCTGTCGTTCTTCGGCATCATAG
- a CDS encoding type II secretion system F family protein: MGDTAGPTILGVDVMWVATLLSGVAAFAVLLAIYAATTARDPMTKRVKALNDRREQLKAGITASTKRRAKLVTKNETTDRIKSILSGLKVLQDSQVKAAQIKLMQAGIRSKEYAVAVIFGRLVLPIVFGGLMVYMVYGTDMFADYSPLKRYGIVAVSFILSYKAPDIFLKNKIDKRSSAIRKGLPDALDLLVICAEAGLTVDAAFNRVARELGRAYPELGDEFTLTAIELGFLSERRQAFENLAMRVKLDALKGVVTTMVQTEKYGTPLASALRVLSAEFRNERMMRAEEKAARLPAIMTVPLILFILPVLFIVILGPAACSISDAFKGGI; this comes from the coding sequence ATGGGCGACACGGCTGGACCAACGATCCTAGGGGTCGATGTGATGTGGGTGGCGACGCTGCTCTCCGGCGTCGCCGCATTCGCGGTGCTGCTGGCGATCTACGCCGCGACGACCGCGCGCGACCCGATGACGAAGCGCGTCAAGGCCCTGAACGACCGCCGCGAGCAGTTGAAGGCCGGCATCACCGCCTCGACCAAGCGCCGCGCGAAGCTCGTCACCAAGAACGAGACGACCGACCGCATCAAGTCGATCCTGTCCGGTCTCAAGGTGTTGCAGGACAGCCAGGTCAAGGCAGCGCAGATCAAGCTGATGCAGGCCGGCATCCGATCGAAGGAATATGCCGTCGCGGTCATCTTCGGCCGCCTGGTCCTGCCGATCGTGTTCGGCGGGCTGATGGTCTACATGGTCTACGGCACCGACATGTTCGCCGACTATAGCCCGCTCAAGCGCTACGGGATCGTCGCGGTCAGCTTCATCCTGAGCTACAAGGCGCCCGACATCTTCCTGAAGAACAAGATCGACAAGCGCTCCAGCGCGATCCGCAAGGGCCTGCCCGACGCCCTCGATCTGCTCGTCATCTGCGCCGAAGCGGGCCTGACCGTCGACGCGGCCTTCAACCGGGTCGCCCGCGAGCTCGGTCGCGCCTATCCCGAACTGGGTGACGAATTCACCCTGACCGCGATCGAGCTCGGCTTTCTGTCGGAGCGCCGCCAAGCGTTCGAGAACCTCGCCATGCGGGTCAAGCTCGATGCCCTGAAGGGCGTCGTCACCACCATGGTCCAGACCGAGAAATACGGCACGCCATTGGCGTCAGCGCTCCGCGTGCTCTCGGCCGAGTTCCGCAACGAGCGCATGATGCGCGCCGAGGAAAAGGCCGCCCGCCTGCCCGCGATCATGACGGTGCCGTTGATCCTGTTCATCCTGCCCGTGCTGTTCATCGTCATCCTCGGCCCGGCAGCCTGCTCGATCTCCGACGCGTTCAAGGGCGGGATCTAA
- a CDS encoding type II secretion system F family protein, translated as MELMPFIMLFAGAATVLVLMVFAFAGPSPARARERRLSAVRARHSDSSNALVEAQMRRITASRGNKMDAAAMRFLPRPALLKKRLAMTGKTWTVGQYGMATLGITVIVGMLLWLQGLPIALSLLVGIMLGAGIPHFVVGFFIKRRITQFTAKFPDAIELLVRGLRSGLPITETIGVVGQEVEGPVGVEFRSITDKMKIGRTMDVALQETADRLGTPEFQFFVITIAIQRETGGNLAETLANLANVLRMRGQMKLKIKAMSSESKASAYIIGSLPFIVFGMIWMINGSYMQTFFVDQRLMVAGGGGMIWMAIGAFIMAKMINFEI; from the coding sequence ATGGAACTGATGCCGTTCATCATGCTGTTCGCCGGCGCCGCCACTGTGCTCGTGCTGATGGTGTTCGCCTTTGCCGGGCCATCGCCAGCGCGCGCGCGCGAACGCCGGCTGAGCGCGGTGCGGGCGCGGCACAGCGACTCCTCGAACGCGCTGGTCGAGGCGCAGATGCGCCGCATCACTGCAAGCCGCGGCAACAAGATGGACGCCGCGGCGATGCGGTTCCTGCCCCGCCCCGCCCTGCTCAAGAAGCGGCTGGCGATGACCGGCAAGACCTGGACCGTCGGTCAGTACGGCATGGCGACGCTTGGCATCACCGTGATCGTCGGCATGCTGCTCTGGCTCCAGGGCCTGCCGATCGCACTATCCCTGCTTGTCGGGATCATGCTGGGCGCCGGTATCCCGCATTTCGTGGTGGGTTTCTTCATCAAGCGCCGCATCACCCAGTTCACTGCCAAGTTCCCCGACGCGATCGAACTGCTGGTCCGCGGCCTCCGCTCCGGCCTGCCGATCACTGAGACGATCGGCGTGGTCGGCCAGGAGGTCGAGGGTCCCGTCGGCGTCGAGTTCCGCTCCATCACCGACAAGATGAAGATCGGCCGGACGATGGACGTGGCGCTACAGGAAACCGCGGACCGGCTCGGCACGCCCGAATTCCAGTTCTTCGTCATCACCATCGCGATCCAGCGCGAGACCGGCGGCAACCTGGCCGAGACTCTCGCCAACCTTGCCAATGTGCTGCGCATGCGCGGGCAGATGAAGCTCAAGATCAAGGCGATGTCGTCCGAATCCAAGGCCTCCGCCTACATCATCGGATCGCTGCCGTTCATCGTGTTCGGCATGATCTGGATGATCAACGGCAGCTATATGCAGACCTTCTTCGTCGACCAGCGGCTGATGGTCGCGGGTGGCGGCGGCATGATCTGGATGGCGATCGGCGCCTTCATCATGGCCAAGATGATCAACTTTGAAATCTAG
- a CDS encoding pilus assembly protein CpaE — protein sequence MNAPFNSGRIGQREPFSAFVCDETTAEILRPVAVEMGWVPEKVNKGGLRNAVQSLSVSASPQILFVDLSESGDPLNDINALAEVCEPGTVVIAAGQVNDVRLYRDLVVSGIQDYLLKPLSPDMLREAFTHAQTILNAPKQVDASGERPHCSTAFIGARGGVGASTLATSVAWILSEKGGRTTALLDLDVHFGTGALALDLEPGRGLTDAIENPSRIDGLFIERAMVKSSEMLSVLSAEAPINSPVLTDGAAFYQLQEEMRAAFECTIVDLPRNMLVQHPHLITDVQVAVVVTELTLAAARDSIRILSWLKSNAPQTQIFVVANKMHVNGQQEISRKDFEGSIERKIDFVIPFDQKLGAQAAKLGKPLSEAGKGSKTIQPMVDLATRLMGVGDSAEGDDGRKKKGGSGGTSLMGKFADLKSMMPKRSAKK from the coding sequence ATGAACGCTCCCTTCAACAGCGGCCGTATCGGCCAGCGCGAACCCTTCAGCGCCTTTGTGTGCGACGAGACCACCGCCGAGATCCTGCGGCCGGTCGCCGTCGAGATGGGCTGGGTACCGGAGAAGGTGAACAAGGGCGGCCTGCGCAATGCGGTCCAGTCGCTCTCGGTCTCGGCCAGCCCGCAGATACTGTTCGTCGATCTCTCCGAATCCGGCGATCCCCTGAACGACATCAATGCGCTGGCCGAAGTCTGCGAACCCGGCACCGTCGTGATCGCGGCGGGGCAGGTCAACGACGTGCGGCTGTATCGCGATCTCGTGGTCAGCGGCATCCAGGACTATCTGCTCAAGCCATTGAGCCCGGACATGTTGCGCGAGGCGTTCACCCATGCCCAGACCATCCTCAACGCGCCCAAGCAGGTCGACGCCAGCGGCGAGCGACCGCATTGCTCCACCGCCTTTATCGGCGCGCGCGGTGGCGTCGGCGCCTCCACGCTGGCGACGTCGGTCGCCTGGATCCTCAGCGAGAAGGGTGGGCGGACGACAGCGTTGCTCGATCTCGACGTGCATTTCGGCACCGGCGCGCTTGCGCTCGATCTCGAGCCGGGCCGCGGCCTGACCGACGCGATCGAGAATCCCAGCCGAATCGACGGCCTGTTCATCGAACGCGCGATGGTCAAATCGAGCGAGATGCTGTCGGTGCTGTCGGCCGAAGCCCCGATCAACTCGCCGGTCCTGACGGATGGTGCGGCCTTCTACCAGCTTCAGGAGGAGATGCGCGCCGCGTTCGAATGCACGATCGTCGATCTGCCGCGCAACATGCTGGTCCAGCATCCGCACCTCATCACTGACGTGCAGGTCGCGGTGGTGGTGACCGAGCTCACCCTCGCCGCGGCCCGCGATTCGATCCGGATCCTGTCCTGGCTCAAGTCCAACGCGCCGCAGACCCAGATATTCGTCGTCGCCAACAAGATGCACGTCAACGGGCAGCAGGAAATCAGCCGCAAGGACTTCGAGGGATCGATCGAGCGCAAGATCGATTTCGTGATCCCGTTCGACCAGAAGCTGGGCGCCCAGGCGGCCAAGCTGGGCAAGCCGCTGTCAGAGGCTGGCAAGGGATCAAAGACGATCCAGCCGATGGTCGATCTCGCCACGAGGCTGATGGGCGTCGGCGATTCGGCCGAGGGCGATGACGGCCGCAAGAAGAAGGGCGGCAGCGGCGGCACGTCGCTGATGGGCAAGTTCGCCGATCTCAAATCGATGATGCCGAAGCGTTCGGCGAAGAAATGA
- a CDS encoding CpaD family pilus assembly protein has protein sequence MIKRTTLLASALVPALLLGACAGTQNRGVESVHQPVVSRTDYVFDVNTSGNTLAPGEAQRLAGWMSSLRLGYGDRVSIDDPNTHGGGIRDEVSTEIAHYGLLLSDDAPVTGATIAPGMARIVVTRMKAKVPGCPDFSRMSQPEFESNTSSNQGCAINSNLAAMVANPGDLVRGQPGAETIDPAVSTRAIGTYRKAVPTGASGLKDPATK, from the coding sequence ATGATCAAGCGTACGACCCTCCTCGCATCAGCCCTTGTGCCGGCCCTGCTGCTGGGCGCCTGCGCGGGCACGCAGAACCGTGGCGTGGAATCGGTCCACCAGCCGGTTGTCAGCCGGACCGACTATGTGTTCGACGTCAATACCAGCGGCAACACCCTCGCCCCGGGCGAGGCGCAGCGTCTTGCCGGCTGGATGTCCTCGCTTCGCCTCGGCTATGGTGATCGCGTCTCGATCGACGATCCCAACACCCATGGCGGGGGCATCCGGGACGAAGTCTCGACCGAGATCGCGCATTATGGGCTGCTGCTGTCCGACGACGCGCCGGTCACCGGGGCCACCATCGCGCCCGGCATGGCGCGGATCGTCGTCACGCGGATGAAGGCAAAGGTGCCGGGCTGCCCGGATTTCAGCCGGATGAGCCAGCCCGAGTTCGAGAGCAATACCTCGTCCAACCAGGGGTGCGCGATCAATTCCAACCTGGCCGCGATGGTCGCCAACCCGGGCGACCTCGTACGCGGCCAGCCAGGCGCTGAAACCATCGACCCCGCGGTCTCCACCCGCGCGATCGGCACCTATCGCAAGGCCGTGCCCACCGGCGCCAGCGGCCTCAAAGATCCGGCGACCAAGTAA